A single genomic interval of Malania oleifera isolate guangnan ecotype guangnan chromosome 11, ASM2987363v1, whole genome shotgun sequence harbors:
- the LOC131168342 gene encoding F-box protein At3g58530 isoform X2, translated as MEERAAAEAGVEKEGELKWSRDTVPRVFKIASTRLPQRDLISLLLVSPWLHRTLVSCPSLWLALDLREMNNAGDRLVAALSLSRYCHVKQISLEFAQDFEDKHLDLIKTRCLDSLQNLQFLNLNGCQKISDMGIGVITSACPKLRVFSIYWNVRVTDLGIEHVVKNCKHITDLNLSGCKNISDRSLQLVADSYPELESLNVTRCIKLTDGGLKQILHKCSSLQSLNLYALSGFADEAYKKISLLAHLRSLDLCGAQNLSDHALSCIATCKHLTSLNLTWCVLVTDEGVIAIAQGCTSLEFLSLFGIVGVTDKSLEALSRSCSKTITTLDVNGCIGIKRRSRGELLELFPHVSCFKVHS; from the exons ATGGAAGAAAGAGCAGCAGCAGAAGCAGGAGTAGAAAAGGAAGGGGAGCTCAAATGGAGCAGAGATACAGTGCCTAGGGTTTTCAAGATCGCGAGCACGAGGCTGCCCCAGAGAGATCTTATCTCTCTCTTGCTTGTCAGCCCATGGCTTCACCGCACTCTCGTCTCCTGTCCCTCTCTCTGGCTG GCTTTGGATTTGCGGGAGATGAACAATGCTGGAGATCGACTCGTAGCAGCTTTATCGCTG TCAAGGTATTGCCATGTCAAGCAGATAAGCCTCGAGTTCGCACAAGATTTTGAGGATAAACATCTTGATCTCATTAAAACCAGG TGTTTAGATTCACTTCAGAACCTTCAGTTTTTAAATCTGAATGGCTGCCAAAAGATTTCTGACATGGGAATTGGAGTTATAACCTCTGCTTGTCCTAAACTTAGAGTCTTCTCTATATATTGGAATGTGAG GGTTACAGATCTTGGAATAGAGCATGTGGTGAAGAATTGTAAGCATATAACTGATTTAAACTTGAGTGGCTGTAAG AATATTTCAGACAGAAGTTTGCAGTTAGTTGCTGATAGTTATCCGGAACTAGAATCATTGAATGTGACCCG GTGCATCAAGCTGACAGATGGCGGCTTGAAACAGATATTGCACAAGTGTTCATCTCTTCAGAGTCTGAATCTCTATGCCTTGTCCGG ATTTGCAGATGAAGCTTACAAGAAAATATCACTTCTAGCCCATCTTAGATCCTTAGATCTTTGTGGTGCTCAG AATCTATCTGATCATGCACTTTCATGCATAGCAACATGCAAACATTTGACTTCTCTCAATCTGACATG GTGTGTACTTGTCACTGATGAGGGAGTCATAGCCATTGCACAAGGTTGCACCTCTCTTGAATTTCTCAG TTTGTTTGGAATTGTTGGAGTGACTGATAAGAGCTTGGAGGCTCTTTCAAGGTCATGCTCAAAAACTATTACAACCCTTGACGTGAATGGATGTATTGGCATTAAG AGACGGAGCCGTGGCGAACTACTTGAATTGTTCCCCCATGTCAGTTGTTTCAAAGTGCACAGCTAG
- the LOC131168342 gene encoding F-box protein At3g58530 isoform X1 has product MRQIEPLYLFKLGRLKALCSPSQMEERAAAEAGVEKEGELKWSRDTVPRVFKIASTRLPQRDLISLLLVSPWLHRTLVSCPSLWLALDLREMNNAGDRLVAALSLSRYCHVKQISLEFAQDFEDKHLDLIKTRCLDSLQNLQFLNLNGCQKISDMGIGVITSACPKLRVFSIYWNVRVTDLGIEHVVKNCKHITDLNLSGCKNISDRSLQLVADSYPELESLNVTRCIKLTDGGLKQILHKCSSLQSLNLYALSGFADEAYKKISLLAHLRSLDLCGAQNLSDHALSCIATCKHLTSLNLTWCVLVTDEGVIAIAQGCTSLEFLSLFGIVGVTDKSLEALSRSCSKTITTLDVNGCIGIKRRSRGELLELFPHVSCFKVHS; this is encoded by the exons ATGCGCCAAATTGAACCTCTTTACCTATTCAAACTTGGGAGGCTGAAAGCACTCTGTTCACCGTCACAAATGGAAGAAAGAGCAGCAGCAGAAGCAGGAGTAGAAAAGGAAGGGGAGCTCAAATGGAGCAGAGATACAGTGCCTAGGGTTTTCAAGATCGCGAGCACGAGGCTGCCCCAGAGAGATCTTATCTCTCTCTTGCTTGTCAGCCCATGGCTTCACCGCACTCTCGTCTCCTGTCCCTCTCTCTGGCTG GCTTTGGATTTGCGGGAGATGAACAATGCTGGAGATCGACTCGTAGCAGCTTTATCGCTG TCAAGGTATTGCCATGTCAAGCAGATAAGCCTCGAGTTCGCACAAGATTTTGAGGATAAACATCTTGATCTCATTAAAACCAGG TGTTTAGATTCACTTCAGAACCTTCAGTTTTTAAATCTGAATGGCTGCCAAAAGATTTCTGACATGGGAATTGGAGTTATAACCTCTGCTTGTCCTAAACTTAGAGTCTTCTCTATATATTGGAATGTGAG GGTTACAGATCTTGGAATAGAGCATGTGGTGAAGAATTGTAAGCATATAACTGATTTAAACTTGAGTGGCTGTAAG AATATTTCAGACAGAAGTTTGCAGTTAGTTGCTGATAGTTATCCGGAACTAGAATCATTGAATGTGACCCG GTGCATCAAGCTGACAGATGGCGGCTTGAAACAGATATTGCACAAGTGTTCATCTCTTCAGAGTCTGAATCTCTATGCCTTGTCCGG ATTTGCAGATGAAGCTTACAAGAAAATATCACTTCTAGCCCATCTTAGATCCTTAGATCTTTGTGGTGCTCAG AATCTATCTGATCATGCACTTTCATGCATAGCAACATGCAAACATTTGACTTCTCTCAATCTGACATG GTGTGTACTTGTCACTGATGAGGGAGTCATAGCCATTGCACAAGGTTGCACCTCTCTTGAATTTCTCAG TTTGTTTGGAATTGTTGGAGTGACTGATAAGAGCTTGGAGGCTCTTTCAAGGTCATGCTCAAAAACTATTACAACCCTTGACGTGAATGGATGTATTGGCATTAAG AGACGGAGCCGTGGCGAACTACTTGAATTGTTCCCCCATGTCAGTTGTTTCAAAGTGCACAGCTAG